A window of Piliocolobus tephrosceles isolate RC106 chromosome 13, ASM277652v3, whole genome shotgun sequence contains these coding sequences:
- the INCENP gene encoding inner centromere protein isoform X2: MGTTAPGPIHLLELCDQKLMEFLCNLDNKDLVWLEEIQEEAKRMFTREFSKEPELMPKTPSQKNRRKKRRISYVQDENRDPIRKRLSRRKSRSSQLSSRRLRSKDSVEKLATMVGENGSVLRRVTRAAAAAAAATMALAAPSSPTPESPTTLTEKPKDNHTQCQLVPVVEIGISERHNAEQHVTQLVSVQPLPRTLSPTPASATTPASRGILTSDEESTPKKSKARMQESVTVSSLIATPQDPKGRGVGTGRSVSKLRIARVSPGPRDSPGSPDSPWRERVLAPILPDNFSMPTGSPADSQSVRHNLTAPSSLSPQVLAQKYSLVAKQESVVRRASRRLAKKTAEEPAASGRIICHSYLERLLNVEVPEKVGREQKESPEEAEPVAAAEPEVPENSGNNSWPRSDTEIANSTPSPKPAASSPETPSAGQQEAKTDQADGPREPPQSARRKRSYKQAVSELDEEQHLEDEELQPPRSKTPSSPCPTSKVVRPLRTFLHTVQRNQMLMTPTSAPRSVMKSFIKRNTPLRVDPKEKERQRLESLRRKEEAEQLRRQKVEEDKRRRLEEVKLKREERLRKVLQARERVEQMKEEKKKQIEQKFAQIDEKTEKAKEERLAEEKAKKKAAAKKMEEVEARRKQEEEARRLRWLQQVRAQEEEERRHQELLQKKKEEEQERLRKAAEAKRLAEQREQERREQERQLAEQERRREQERLQAERELQEREKALRLQKERLQRELEEKKKKEEQQRLAERQLQEEQEKKAKEAAGASKALNVTVDVQSPACTSYQMTPQGHRAPPKINPDNYGMDLNSDDSTDDEAHPRKPIPNWARGTPLSQAIIHQYYHPPNLPELFGAILPLDLEDIFRKSKPRYHKRTSSAVWNSPPLPGARVPSSLAYGLKKH, from the exons ATGGGGACGACAGCCCCAGGGCCCATTCACCTGCTGGAGCTATGTGACCAGAAGCTCATGGAGTTTCTCTGCAACTTGGATAATAAGGACTTGGTGTGGCTTGAGGAGATCCAGGAGGAGGCCAAGCGCATGTTCACCAG AGAATTCAGCAAAGAGCCAGAACTGATGCCCAAAACACCTTCTCAGAAGAACCGACGGAAGAAGAGACGGATTTCTTATGTTCAGGATGAAAACAGAGACCCCATCAGGAAAAG GTTATCCCGCAGAAAGTCTCGGAGCAGCCAGCTGAGCTCCCGACGCCTCCGCAGCAAGGACAGTGTAGAGAAGCTGGCCACAATGGTGGGGGAGAACGGCTCCGTCCTGCGGCGTGTGACCCGTGCGGCAGCTGCGGCTGCTGCAGCCACCATGGCATTGGCTGCACCTTCTTCGCCCACCCCTGAGTCTCCCACGACGTTGACCGAGAAGCCCAAGGATAACCACACCCAGTGCCAGCTGGTGCCTGTGGTGGAGATTGGCATCAGTGAGCGCCACAATGCTGAGCAGCATGTCACCCAGCTCGTGTCCGTCCAGCCTCTGCCCCGTACTCTGTCCCCGACTCCGGCTTCAGCCACAACTCCAGCCTCCCGGGGCATCCTGACATCGGATGAGGAATCAACACCTAAGAAGTCAAAGGCCAGGATGCAGGAGTCCGTCACAGTGAGCTCCCTGATAGCTACACCCCAGGACCCCAAGGGTCGAGGGGTCGGGACAGGGCGGTCTGTGTCTAAGCTCAGGATTGCGCGGGTCTCCCCTGGCCCACGGGACTCGCCAGGCTCTCCAGACTCTCCGTGGCGGGAGCGGGTGCTGGCTCCCATCCTGCCGGATAACTTCTCCATGCCCACGGGCTCTCCTGCGGACTCTCAGTCGGTGCGGCACAACCTGACCGCCCCGTCCTCCCTGAGTCCCCAAGTCTTAGCCCAGAAGTACTCTCTGGTGGCCAAACAGGAAAGTGTTGTCCGCAGGGCGAGCAGAAGGCTTGCCAAGAAGACTGCCGAAGAGCCCGCTGCCTCTGGCCGCATCATCT GTCACAGTTACCTGGAGAGGCTTCTGAATGTTGAGGTGCCCGAAAAAGTTGG TCGTGAGCAGAAGGAGTCCCCCGAGGAGGCTGAGCCTGTAGCGGCAGCTGAGCCAGAG GTCCCTGAGAACAGCGGAAATAACTCGTGGCCCCGCAGTGACACGGAGATTGCCAATAGCACACCCAGCCCGAAGCCTGCAGCCAGCAGCCCGGAAACACCCTCTGCAGGGCAGCAAG AGGCCAAGACAGACCAAGCAGATGGACCCAGAGAGCCACCGCAGAGTGCCAG GAGGAAGCGCAGCTACAAGCAGGCGGTGAGTGAGCTGGACGAGGAGCAGCACCTGGAGGATGAGGAGCTGCAGCCCCCCAGGAGCAAGACCCCTTCCTCACCCTGCCCGACCAGCAAG GTGGTGCGGCCCCTCCGGACCTTTCTGCACACGGTGCAGAGGAACCAGATGCTCATGACCCCGACCTCAGCCCCCCGCAGTGTCATGAAGTCCTTTATTAAGCGCAACACTCCCCTGCGCGTGGACCCCAAG GAGAAGGAGCGGCAGCGCCTGGAGAGCCTGCGGCGGAAGGAGGAGGCCGAGCAGCTGCGCAGGCAGAAGGTGGAGGAGGACAAGCGACGGCGGCTGGAGGAGGTGAAGCT GAAGCGTGAGGAACGCCTCCGCAAGGTGCTGCAGGCCCGCGAGCGGGTGGAGCAgatgaaggaggagaagaagaagcagATTGAGCAGAAGTTTGCTCAGATCGACGAGAAGACTGAGAAG GCCAAGGAGGAGCGGCTGGCGGAGGAGAAGGCCAAGAAAAAGGCGGCGGCCAAGAAGATGGAGGAGGTGGAGGCGCgcaggaagcaggaggaggaggcgcGTAGGCTCAGGTGGCTGCAGCAGGTGCGAGCGCAG gaggaggaagagcgGCGGCACCAAGAGCTGCtgcagaagaagaaggaggaggagcaggagcgGCTGCGGAAGGCGGCCGAGGCTAAGCGGCTGGCGGAGCAGCGGGAGCAGGAGCGGCGCGAGCAGGAGCGGCAGCTGGCAGAGCAGGAGCGTCGGCGGGAGCAGGAGCGGCTCCAGGCCGAGAG GGAGCTGCAGGAGCGGGAGAAGGCCCTGCGGCTGCAGAAGGAGCGGCTGCAGAGGGAactggaggagaagaagaagaag GAAGAGCAGCAGCGTCTGGCTGAGCGGCAGCTGCAGGAGGAGCAAGAGAAGAAAGCCAAGGAGGCAGCAGGGGCCAGCAAGGCCCTGAACGTGACTGTGGACGTGCAG TCTCCAGCTTGTACCTCATATCAGATGACTCCGCAAGGGCACAGGGCCCCTCCCAAGATCAACCCAGATAACTACGGGATGGATCTGAATAGCGACGACTCCACCGATGATGAGGCCCATCCCCGGAAGCCCATCCCCAACTGGGCCCGAG GCACCCCGCTCAGCCAGGCCATCATTCACCAGTACTACCACCCGCCGAACCTTCCGGAGCTCTTTGGAGCCATTCTCCCGCTGGACTTGGAGGATATCTTCAGGAAGAGCAAGCCTCGCTATCACAAGCGCACCAGCTCTGCTGTCTGGAACTCCCCGCCTCTGCCGGGCGCCAGGGTCCCCAGCAGCCTGGCCTACGGCCTGAAGAAGCACTGA
- the INCENP gene encoding inner centromere protein isoform X4 — protein MGTTAPGPIHLLELCDQKLMEFLCNLDNKDLVWLEEIQEEAKRMFTREFSKEPELMPKTPSQKNRRKKRRISYVQDENRDPIRKRLSRRKSRSSQLSSRRLRSKDSVEKLATMVGENGSVLRRVTRAAAAAAAATMALAAPSSPTPESPTTLTEKPKDNHTQCQLVPVVEIGISERHNAEQHVTQLVSVQPLPRTLSPTPASATTPASRGILTSDEESTPKKSKARMQESVTVSSLIATPQDPKGRGVGTGRSVSKLRIARVSPGPRDSPGSPDSPWRERVLAPILPDNFSMPTGSPADSQSVRHNLTAPSSLSPQVLAQKYSLVAKQESVVRRASRRLAKKTAEEPAASGRIICHSYLERLLNVEVPEKVGREQKESPEEAEPVAAAEPEVPENSGNNSWPRSDTEIANSTPSPKPAASSPETPSAGQQEAKTDQADGPREPPQSARRKRSYKQAVSELDEEQHLEDEELQPPRSKTPSSPCPTSKVVRPLRTFLHTVQRNQMLMTPTSAPRSVMKSFIKRNTPLRVDPKEKERQRLESLRRKEEAEQLRRQKVEEDKRRRLEEVKLKREERLRKVLQARERVEQMKEEKKKQIEQKFAQIDEKTEKAKEERLAEEKAKKKAAAKKMEEVEARRKQEEEARRLRWLQQEEEERRHQELLQKKKEEEQERLRKAAEAKRLAEQREQERREQERQLAEQERRREQERLQAERELQEREKALRLQKERLQRELEEKKKKEEQQRLAERQLQEEQEKKAKEAAGASKALNVTVDVQSPACTSYQMTPQGHRAPPKINPDNYGMDLNSDDSTDDEAHPRKPIPNWARGTPLSQAIIHQYYHPPNLPELFGAILPLDLEDIFRKSKPRYHKRTSSAVWNSPPLPGARVPSSLAYGLKKH, from the exons ATGGGGACGACAGCCCCAGGGCCCATTCACCTGCTGGAGCTATGTGACCAGAAGCTCATGGAGTTTCTCTGCAACTTGGATAATAAGGACTTGGTGTGGCTTGAGGAGATCCAGGAGGAGGCCAAGCGCATGTTCACCAG AGAATTCAGCAAAGAGCCAGAACTGATGCCCAAAACACCTTCTCAGAAGAACCGACGGAAGAAGAGACGGATTTCTTATGTTCAGGATGAAAACAGAGACCCCATCAGGAAAAG GTTATCCCGCAGAAAGTCTCGGAGCAGCCAGCTGAGCTCCCGACGCCTCCGCAGCAAGGACAGTGTAGAGAAGCTGGCCACAATGGTGGGGGAGAACGGCTCCGTCCTGCGGCGTGTGACCCGTGCGGCAGCTGCGGCTGCTGCAGCCACCATGGCATTGGCTGCACCTTCTTCGCCCACCCCTGAGTCTCCCACGACGTTGACCGAGAAGCCCAAGGATAACCACACCCAGTGCCAGCTGGTGCCTGTGGTGGAGATTGGCATCAGTGAGCGCCACAATGCTGAGCAGCATGTCACCCAGCTCGTGTCCGTCCAGCCTCTGCCCCGTACTCTGTCCCCGACTCCGGCTTCAGCCACAACTCCAGCCTCCCGGGGCATCCTGACATCGGATGAGGAATCAACACCTAAGAAGTCAAAGGCCAGGATGCAGGAGTCCGTCACAGTGAGCTCCCTGATAGCTACACCCCAGGACCCCAAGGGTCGAGGGGTCGGGACAGGGCGGTCTGTGTCTAAGCTCAGGATTGCGCGGGTCTCCCCTGGCCCACGGGACTCGCCAGGCTCTCCAGACTCTCCGTGGCGGGAGCGGGTGCTGGCTCCCATCCTGCCGGATAACTTCTCCATGCCCACGGGCTCTCCTGCGGACTCTCAGTCGGTGCGGCACAACCTGACCGCCCCGTCCTCCCTGAGTCCCCAAGTCTTAGCCCAGAAGTACTCTCTGGTGGCCAAACAGGAAAGTGTTGTCCGCAGGGCGAGCAGAAGGCTTGCCAAGAAGACTGCCGAAGAGCCCGCTGCCTCTGGCCGCATCATCT GTCACAGTTACCTGGAGAGGCTTCTGAATGTTGAGGTGCCCGAAAAAGTTGG TCGTGAGCAGAAGGAGTCCCCCGAGGAGGCTGAGCCTGTAGCGGCAGCTGAGCCAGAG GTCCCTGAGAACAGCGGAAATAACTCGTGGCCCCGCAGTGACACGGAGATTGCCAATAGCACACCCAGCCCGAAGCCTGCAGCCAGCAGCCCGGAAACACCCTCTGCAGGGCAGCAAG AGGCCAAGACAGACCAAGCAGATGGACCCAGAGAGCCACCGCAGAGTGCCAG GAGGAAGCGCAGCTACAAGCAGGCGGTGAGTGAGCTGGACGAGGAGCAGCACCTGGAGGATGAGGAGCTGCAGCCCCCCAGGAGCAAGACCCCTTCCTCACCCTGCCCGACCAGCAAG GTGGTGCGGCCCCTCCGGACCTTTCTGCACACGGTGCAGAGGAACCAGATGCTCATGACCCCGACCTCAGCCCCCCGCAGTGTCATGAAGTCCTTTATTAAGCGCAACACTCCCCTGCGCGTGGACCCCAAG GAGAAGGAGCGGCAGCGCCTGGAGAGCCTGCGGCGGAAGGAGGAGGCCGAGCAGCTGCGCAGGCAGAAGGTGGAGGAGGACAAGCGACGGCGGCTGGAGGAGGTGAAGCT GAAGCGTGAGGAACGCCTCCGCAAGGTGCTGCAGGCCCGCGAGCGGGTGGAGCAgatgaaggaggagaagaagaagcagATTGAGCAGAAGTTTGCTCAGATCGACGAGAAGACTGAGAAG GCCAAGGAGGAGCGGCTGGCGGAGGAGAAGGCCAAGAAAAAGGCGGCGGCCAAGAAGATGGAGGAGGTGGAGGCGCgcaggaagcaggaggaggaggcgcGTAGGCTCAGGTGGCTGCAGCAG gaggaggaagagcgGCGGCACCAAGAGCTGCtgcagaagaagaaggaggaggagcaggagcgGCTGCGGAAGGCGGCCGAGGCTAAGCGGCTGGCGGAGCAGCGGGAGCAGGAGCGGCGCGAGCAGGAGCGGCAGCTGGCAGAGCAGGAGCGTCGGCGGGAGCAGGAGCGGCTCCAGGCCGAGAG GGAGCTGCAGGAGCGGGAGAAGGCCCTGCGGCTGCAGAAGGAGCGGCTGCAGAGGGAactggaggagaagaagaagaag GAAGAGCAGCAGCGTCTGGCTGAGCGGCAGCTGCAGGAGGAGCAAGAGAAGAAAGCCAAGGAGGCAGCAGGGGCCAGCAAGGCCCTGAACGTGACTGTGGACGTGCAG TCTCCAGCTTGTACCTCATATCAGATGACTCCGCAAGGGCACAGGGCCCCTCCCAAGATCAACCCAGATAACTACGGGATGGATCTGAATAGCGACGACTCCACCGATGATGAGGCCCATCCCCGGAAGCCCATCCCCAACTGGGCCCGAG GCACCCCGCTCAGCCAGGCCATCATTCACCAGTACTACCACCCGCCGAACCTTCCGGAGCTCTTTGGAGCCATTCTCCCGCTGGACTTGGAGGATATCTTCAGGAAGAGCAAGCCTCGCTATCACAAGCGCACCAGCTCTGCTGTCTGGAACTCCCCGCCTCTGCCGGGCGCCAGGGTCCCCAGCAGCCTGGCCTACGGCCTGAAGAAGCACTGA
- the INCENP gene encoding inner centromere protein isoform X3 — MGTTAPGPIHLLELCDQKLMEFLCNLDNKDLVWLEEIQEEAKRMFTREFSKEPELMPKTPSQKNRRKKRRISYVQDENRDPIRKRLSRRKSRSSQLSSRRLRSKDSVEKLATMVGENGSVLRRVTRAAAAAAAATMALAAPSSPTPESPTTLTEKPKDNHTQCQLVPVVEIGISERHNAEQHVTQLVSVQPLPRTLSPTPASATTPASRGILTSDEESTPKKSKARMQESVTVSSLIATPQDPKGRGVGTGRSVSKLRIARVSPGPRDSPGSPDSPWRERVLAPILPDNFSMPTGSPADSQSVRHNLTAPSSLSPQVLAQKYSLVAKQESVVRRASRRLAKKTAEEPAASGRIICHSYLERLLNVEVPEKVGREQKESPEEAEPVAAAEPEVPENSGNNSWPRSDTEIANSTPSPKPAASSPETPSAGQQEAKTDQADGPREPPQSARRKRSYKQAVSELDEEQHLEDEELQPPRSKTPSSPCPTSKVVRPLRTFLHTVQRNQMLMTPTSAPRSVMKSFIKRNTPLRVDPKCSFVEKERQRLESLRRKEEAEQLRRQKVEEDKRRRLEEVKLKREERLRKVLQARERVEQMKEEKKKQIEQKFAQIDEKTEKAKEERLAEEKAKKKAAAKKMEEVEARRKQEEEARRLRWLQQEEEERRHQELLQKKKEEEQERLRKAAEAKRLAEQREQERREQERQLAEQERRREQERLQAERELQEREKALRLQKERLQRELEEKKKKEEQQRLAERQLQEEQEKKAKEAAGASKALNVTVDVQSPACTSYQMTPQGHRAPPKINPDNYGMDLNSDDSTDDEAHPRKPIPNWARGTPLSQAIIHQYYHPPNLPELFGAILPLDLEDIFRKSKPRYHKRTSSAVWNSPPLPGARVPSSLAYGLKKH, encoded by the exons ATGGGGACGACAGCCCCAGGGCCCATTCACCTGCTGGAGCTATGTGACCAGAAGCTCATGGAGTTTCTCTGCAACTTGGATAATAAGGACTTGGTGTGGCTTGAGGAGATCCAGGAGGAGGCCAAGCGCATGTTCACCAG AGAATTCAGCAAAGAGCCAGAACTGATGCCCAAAACACCTTCTCAGAAGAACCGACGGAAGAAGAGACGGATTTCTTATGTTCAGGATGAAAACAGAGACCCCATCAGGAAAAG GTTATCCCGCAGAAAGTCTCGGAGCAGCCAGCTGAGCTCCCGACGCCTCCGCAGCAAGGACAGTGTAGAGAAGCTGGCCACAATGGTGGGGGAGAACGGCTCCGTCCTGCGGCGTGTGACCCGTGCGGCAGCTGCGGCTGCTGCAGCCACCATGGCATTGGCTGCACCTTCTTCGCCCACCCCTGAGTCTCCCACGACGTTGACCGAGAAGCCCAAGGATAACCACACCCAGTGCCAGCTGGTGCCTGTGGTGGAGATTGGCATCAGTGAGCGCCACAATGCTGAGCAGCATGTCACCCAGCTCGTGTCCGTCCAGCCTCTGCCCCGTACTCTGTCCCCGACTCCGGCTTCAGCCACAACTCCAGCCTCCCGGGGCATCCTGACATCGGATGAGGAATCAACACCTAAGAAGTCAAAGGCCAGGATGCAGGAGTCCGTCACAGTGAGCTCCCTGATAGCTACACCCCAGGACCCCAAGGGTCGAGGGGTCGGGACAGGGCGGTCTGTGTCTAAGCTCAGGATTGCGCGGGTCTCCCCTGGCCCACGGGACTCGCCAGGCTCTCCAGACTCTCCGTGGCGGGAGCGGGTGCTGGCTCCCATCCTGCCGGATAACTTCTCCATGCCCACGGGCTCTCCTGCGGACTCTCAGTCGGTGCGGCACAACCTGACCGCCCCGTCCTCCCTGAGTCCCCAAGTCTTAGCCCAGAAGTACTCTCTGGTGGCCAAACAGGAAAGTGTTGTCCGCAGGGCGAGCAGAAGGCTTGCCAAGAAGACTGCCGAAGAGCCCGCTGCCTCTGGCCGCATCATCT GTCACAGTTACCTGGAGAGGCTTCTGAATGTTGAGGTGCCCGAAAAAGTTGG TCGTGAGCAGAAGGAGTCCCCCGAGGAGGCTGAGCCTGTAGCGGCAGCTGAGCCAGAG GTCCCTGAGAACAGCGGAAATAACTCGTGGCCCCGCAGTGACACGGAGATTGCCAATAGCACACCCAGCCCGAAGCCTGCAGCCAGCAGCCCGGAAACACCCTCTGCAGGGCAGCAAG AGGCCAAGACAGACCAAGCAGATGGACCCAGAGAGCCACCGCAGAGTGCCAG GAGGAAGCGCAGCTACAAGCAGGCGGTGAGTGAGCTGGACGAGGAGCAGCACCTGGAGGATGAGGAGCTGCAGCCCCCCAGGAGCAAGACCCCTTCCTCACCCTGCCCGACCAGCAAG GTGGTGCGGCCCCTCCGGACCTTTCTGCACACGGTGCAGAGGAACCAGATGCTCATGACCCCGACCTCAGCCCCCCGCAGTGTCATGAAGTCCTTTATTAAGCGCAACACTCCCCTGCGCGTGGACCCCAAG TGCAGCTTCGTC GAGAAGGAGCGGCAGCGCCTGGAGAGCCTGCGGCGGAAGGAGGAGGCCGAGCAGCTGCGCAGGCAGAAGGTGGAGGAGGACAAGCGACGGCGGCTGGAGGAGGTGAAGCT GAAGCGTGAGGAACGCCTCCGCAAGGTGCTGCAGGCCCGCGAGCGGGTGGAGCAgatgaaggaggagaagaagaagcagATTGAGCAGAAGTTTGCTCAGATCGACGAGAAGACTGAGAAG GCCAAGGAGGAGCGGCTGGCGGAGGAGAAGGCCAAGAAAAAGGCGGCGGCCAAGAAGATGGAGGAGGTGGAGGCGCgcaggaagcaggaggaggaggcgcGTAGGCTCAGGTGGCTGCAGCAG gaggaggaagagcgGCGGCACCAAGAGCTGCtgcagaagaagaaggaggaggagcaggagcgGCTGCGGAAGGCGGCCGAGGCTAAGCGGCTGGCGGAGCAGCGGGAGCAGGAGCGGCGCGAGCAGGAGCGGCAGCTGGCAGAGCAGGAGCGTCGGCGGGAGCAGGAGCGGCTCCAGGCCGAGAG GGAGCTGCAGGAGCGGGAGAAGGCCCTGCGGCTGCAGAAGGAGCGGCTGCAGAGGGAactggaggagaagaagaagaag GAAGAGCAGCAGCGTCTGGCTGAGCGGCAGCTGCAGGAGGAGCAAGAGAAGAAAGCCAAGGAGGCAGCAGGGGCCAGCAAGGCCCTGAACGTGACTGTGGACGTGCAG TCTCCAGCTTGTACCTCATATCAGATGACTCCGCAAGGGCACAGGGCCCCTCCCAAGATCAACCCAGATAACTACGGGATGGATCTGAATAGCGACGACTCCACCGATGATGAGGCCCATCCCCGGAAGCCCATCCCCAACTGGGCCCGAG GCACCCCGCTCAGCCAGGCCATCATTCACCAGTACTACCACCCGCCGAACCTTCCGGAGCTCTTTGGAGCCATTCTCCCGCTGGACTTGGAGGATATCTTCAGGAAGAGCAAGCCTCGCTATCACAAGCGCACCAGCTCTGCTGTCTGGAACTCCCCGCCTCTGCCGGGCGCCAGGGTCCCCAGCAGCCTGGCCTACGGCCTGAAGAAGCACTGA
- the INCENP gene encoding inner centromere protein isoform X1, with product MGTTAPGPIHLLELCDQKLMEFLCNLDNKDLVWLEEIQEEAKRMFTREFSKEPELMPKTPSQKNRRKKRRISYVQDENRDPIRKRLSRRKSRSSQLSSRRLRSKDSVEKLATMVGENGSVLRRVTRAAAAAAAATMALAAPSSPTPESPTTLTEKPKDNHTQCQLVPVVEIGISERHNAEQHVTQLVSVQPLPRTLSPTPASATTPASRGILTSDEESTPKKSKARMQESVTVSSLIATPQDPKGRGVGTGRSVSKLRIARVSPGPRDSPGSPDSPWRERVLAPILPDNFSMPTGSPADSQSVRHNLTAPSSLSPQVLAQKYSLVAKQESVVRRASRRLAKKTAEEPAASGRIICHSYLERLLNVEVPEKVGREQKESPEEAEPVAAAEPEVPENSGNNSWPRSDTEIANSTPSPKPAASSPETPSAGQQEAKTDQADGPREPPQSARRKRSYKQAVSELDEEQHLEDEELQPPRSKTPSSPCPTSKVVRPLRTFLHTVQRNQMLMTPTSAPRSVMKSFIKRNTPLRVDPKCSFVEKERQRLESLRRKEEAEQLRRQKVEEDKRRRLEEVKLKREERLRKVLQARERVEQMKEEKKKQIEQKFAQIDEKTEKAKEERLAEEKAKKKAAAKKMEEVEARRKQEEEARRLRWLQQVRAQEEEERRHQELLQKKKEEEQERLRKAAEAKRLAEQREQERREQERQLAEQERRREQERLQAERELQEREKALRLQKERLQRELEEKKKKEEQQRLAERQLQEEQEKKAKEAAGASKALNVTVDVQSPACTSYQMTPQGHRAPPKINPDNYGMDLNSDDSTDDEAHPRKPIPNWARGTPLSQAIIHQYYHPPNLPELFGAILPLDLEDIFRKSKPRYHKRTSSAVWNSPPLPGARVPSSLAYGLKKH from the exons ATGGGGACGACAGCCCCAGGGCCCATTCACCTGCTGGAGCTATGTGACCAGAAGCTCATGGAGTTTCTCTGCAACTTGGATAATAAGGACTTGGTGTGGCTTGAGGAGATCCAGGAGGAGGCCAAGCGCATGTTCACCAG AGAATTCAGCAAAGAGCCAGAACTGATGCCCAAAACACCTTCTCAGAAGAACCGACGGAAGAAGAGACGGATTTCTTATGTTCAGGATGAAAACAGAGACCCCATCAGGAAAAG GTTATCCCGCAGAAAGTCTCGGAGCAGCCAGCTGAGCTCCCGACGCCTCCGCAGCAAGGACAGTGTAGAGAAGCTGGCCACAATGGTGGGGGAGAACGGCTCCGTCCTGCGGCGTGTGACCCGTGCGGCAGCTGCGGCTGCTGCAGCCACCATGGCATTGGCTGCACCTTCTTCGCCCACCCCTGAGTCTCCCACGACGTTGACCGAGAAGCCCAAGGATAACCACACCCAGTGCCAGCTGGTGCCTGTGGTGGAGATTGGCATCAGTGAGCGCCACAATGCTGAGCAGCATGTCACCCAGCTCGTGTCCGTCCAGCCTCTGCCCCGTACTCTGTCCCCGACTCCGGCTTCAGCCACAACTCCAGCCTCCCGGGGCATCCTGACATCGGATGAGGAATCAACACCTAAGAAGTCAAAGGCCAGGATGCAGGAGTCCGTCACAGTGAGCTCCCTGATAGCTACACCCCAGGACCCCAAGGGTCGAGGGGTCGGGACAGGGCGGTCTGTGTCTAAGCTCAGGATTGCGCGGGTCTCCCCTGGCCCACGGGACTCGCCAGGCTCTCCAGACTCTCCGTGGCGGGAGCGGGTGCTGGCTCCCATCCTGCCGGATAACTTCTCCATGCCCACGGGCTCTCCTGCGGACTCTCAGTCGGTGCGGCACAACCTGACCGCCCCGTCCTCCCTGAGTCCCCAAGTCTTAGCCCAGAAGTACTCTCTGGTGGCCAAACAGGAAAGTGTTGTCCGCAGGGCGAGCAGAAGGCTTGCCAAGAAGACTGCCGAAGAGCCCGCTGCCTCTGGCCGCATCATCT GTCACAGTTACCTGGAGAGGCTTCTGAATGTTGAGGTGCCCGAAAAAGTTGG TCGTGAGCAGAAGGAGTCCCCCGAGGAGGCTGAGCCTGTAGCGGCAGCTGAGCCAGAG GTCCCTGAGAACAGCGGAAATAACTCGTGGCCCCGCAGTGACACGGAGATTGCCAATAGCACACCCAGCCCGAAGCCTGCAGCCAGCAGCCCGGAAACACCCTCTGCAGGGCAGCAAG AGGCCAAGACAGACCAAGCAGATGGACCCAGAGAGCCACCGCAGAGTGCCAG GAGGAAGCGCAGCTACAAGCAGGCGGTGAGTGAGCTGGACGAGGAGCAGCACCTGGAGGATGAGGAGCTGCAGCCCCCCAGGAGCAAGACCCCTTCCTCACCCTGCCCGACCAGCAAG GTGGTGCGGCCCCTCCGGACCTTTCTGCACACGGTGCAGAGGAACCAGATGCTCATGACCCCGACCTCAGCCCCCCGCAGTGTCATGAAGTCCTTTATTAAGCGCAACACTCCCCTGCGCGTGGACCCCAAG TGCAGCTTCGTC GAGAAGGAGCGGCAGCGCCTGGAGAGCCTGCGGCGGAAGGAGGAGGCCGAGCAGCTGCGCAGGCAGAAGGTGGAGGAGGACAAGCGACGGCGGCTGGAGGAGGTGAAGCT GAAGCGTGAGGAACGCCTCCGCAAGGTGCTGCAGGCCCGCGAGCGGGTGGAGCAgatgaaggaggagaagaagaagcagATTGAGCAGAAGTTTGCTCAGATCGACGAGAAGACTGAGAAG GCCAAGGAGGAGCGGCTGGCGGAGGAGAAGGCCAAGAAAAAGGCGGCGGCCAAGAAGATGGAGGAGGTGGAGGCGCgcaggaagcaggaggaggaggcgcGTAGGCTCAGGTGGCTGCAGCAGGTGCGAGCGCAG gaggaggaagagcgGCGGCACCAAGAGCTGCtgcagaagaagaaggaggaggagcaggagcgGCTGCGGAAGGCGGCCGAGGCTAAGCGGCTGGCGGAGCAGCGGGAGCAGGAGCGGCGCGAGCAGGAGCGGCAGCTGGCAGAGCAGGAGCGTCGGCGGGAGCAGGAGCGGCTCCAGGCCGAGAG GGAGCTGCAGGAGCGGGAGAAGGCCCTGCGGCTGCAGAAGGAGCGGCTGCAGAGGGAactggaggagaagaagaagaag GAAGAGCAGCAGCGTCTGGCTGAGCGGCAGCTGCAGGAGGAGCAAGAGAAGAAAGCCAAGGAGGCAGCAGGGGCCAGCAAGGCCCTGAACGTGACTGTGGACGTGCAG TCTCCAGCTTGTACCTCATATCAGATGACTCCGCAAGGGCACAGGGCCCCTCCCAAGATCAACCCAGATAACTACGGGATGGATCTGAATAGCGACGACTCCACCGATGATGAGGCCCATCCCCGGAAGCCCATCCCCAACTGGGCCCGAG GCACCCCGCTCAGCCAGGCCATCATTCACCAGTACTACCACCCGCCGAACCTTCCGGAGCTCTTTGGAGCCATTCTCCCGCTGGACTTGGAGGATATCTTCAGGAAGAGCAAGCCTCGCTATCACAAGCGCACCAGCTCTGCTGTCTGGAACTCCCCGCCTCTGCCGGGCGCCAGGGTCCCCAGCAGCCTGGCCTACGGCCTGAAGAAGCACTGA